A genomic segment from Neisseria perflava encodes:
- a CDS encoding accessory factor UbiK family protein has product MFGKQLFEEVSSKISETIANSPAKDMEKNVKAMLGSAFNRMDLVTREEFDIQQQVLIKTRTKLAELEARLAKLEAAQEPEEAALKAAEAAAEEAVAEIKQQTEAAE; this is encoded by the coding sequence ATGTTCGGCAAACAACTTTTTGAAGAAGTCAGCTCCAAAATCAGCGAAACCATCGCCAACAGCCCTGCCAAAGACATGGAGAAAAACGTTAAAGCCATGCTCGGCAGCGCGTTCAACCGCATGGATTTGGTGACCCGTGAGGAATTCGACATCCAACAACAGGTTTTGATTAAAACCCGTACCAAACTGGCCGAATTGGAAGCCCGTTTGGCCAAACTCGAAGCTGCTCAAGAGCCTGAAGAAGCGGCTTTGAAAGCTGCCGAAGCCGCTGCTGAAGAAGCTGTTGCCGAAATCAAACAACAAACCGAAGCTGCCGAATAA
- a CDS encoding thiol:disulfide interchange protein DsbA/DsbL: MKQRIKQTIAALSLSLLSLSAQAATEGVDYTVLSRSILQQQAGKIEVLEFFGYFCVHCYHLDPVLLQHSKTFAKDVSLRTEHVVWMPEMLGLAKVAAAVNLSGLKYQANPVIFKAVYEQKINLADTNVFRSWVGKQTSFDSQKLLQAYNSPTAASAAAKMQQLTETYRIENTPTVIVGGKYKVNFNGTDWKAGMKTIDELIVKVRREQSSKPL, from the coding sequence ATGAAGCAGCGTATAAAACAAACCATTGCCGCACTCAGCCTGAGCCTGCTCAGTCTGAGTGCGCAAGCTGCTACCGAGGGCGTGGACTATACTGTCCTCAGTCGCTCTATTCTGCAGCAACAAGCTGGAAAAATTGAAGTACTTGAGTTTTTCGGCTATTTCTGCGTTCATTGTTACCATCTCGATCCAGTTTTGTTGCAACACAGCAAAACCTTTGCCAAAGATGTTTCCTTACGGACAGAACACGTCGTTTGGATGCCTGAAATGTTAGGCTTGGCCAAAGTAGCCGCTGCCGTTAATCTTTCAGGTTTGAAATATCAAGCCAATCCAGTCATCTTCAAAGCAGTTTACGAACAAAAAATCAACCTGGCTGATACCAATGTATTCCGATCATGGGTGGGTAAACAGACGAGTTTTGACAGTCAAAAACTGCTTCAAGCCTATAACAGTCCTACTGCCGCATCGGCTGCTGCAAAAATGCAGCAATTGACGGAAACTTATCGAATTGAAAACACACCAACTGTCATCGTCGGTGGTAAATACAAAGTCAATTTCAACGGTACCGACTGGAAAGCCGGTATGAAAACCATAGACGAGCTCATCGTCAAAGTCCGCCGCGAACAATCCTCAAAACCACTTTAA
- a CDS encoding YifB family Mg chelatase-like AAA ATPase yields the protein MSLALVYSRALSGMNAPLVEVEAHLANGLPHFNIVGLPDTEVKESRDRVRAAIIQSGFDFPAKKITVNLAPADLPKESGRFDLPIALGILAASGQINPEKLSQYEFAGELALSGLLRPVRGALAMAWQGMQAGRSFVLPQENAEQAAVMRGIAVYGARSLGEVAAHLNGIEPLTQTECKLTQRPSEQSKIPDLADVKGQHTARLALEIAAAGGHSLLMMGPPGTGKSMLSQRLPGILPPLTEDELVEVWALRSLLPNHQQQLDSNRPFRSPHHSASSAAMVGGGSDPRPGEISLAHHGVLFLDELPEFDRKVLEVLREPLENGEIHISRAARQAVYPAKFQLVAAMNPCPCGYLGHPSKPCRCTPESVARYRNKISGPLLDRIDLTIEVPSLSAAELMQQEAGESSATVLERVTAARKIQYNRQGKVNAELSVGELDGKARIQKEAQEALGTMLEKLSLSARSFHRIMRVARTLADLAGDEEVSKTHVMKAIGFRRAL from the coding sequence ATGTCACTTGCTTTGGTTTACAGCCGCGCCTTAAGCGGCATGAATGCGCCGTTGGTCGAAGTGGAAGCCCACCTTGCCAACGGCTTGCCACATTTCAATATCGTCGGTTTGCCCGATACTGAAGTCAAAGAAAGCCGCGACCGCGTGCGTGCCGCCATCATCCAAAGCGGCTTCGACTTTCCCGCCAAGAAAATTACCGTCAACCTCGCACCGGCCGACCTCCCAAAAGAATCCGGCCGTTTCGATTTGCCGATTGCCTTAGGTATTCTTGCCGCATCGGGACAAATCAATCCTGAAAAGCTCTCGCAATATGAGTTTGCCGGAGAATTGGCGCTGTCCGGCTTGCTGCGTCCCGTACGCGGCGCGCTGGCCATGGCATGGCAGGGAATGCAGGCAGGCCGTTCGTTCGTATTGCCACAAGAAAATGCCGAACAGGCTGCCGTTATGCGCGGTATCGCGGTTTATGGTGCGCGTTCTTTGGGCGAAGTGGCCGCGCATTTAAACGGCATCGAACCGTTGACACAAACCGAATGCAAGCTGACGCAAAGGCCGTCTGAACAAAGTAAAATTCCTGATTTAGCCGATGTTAAAGGCCAGCATACTGCCCGCCTTGCCTTGGAAATCGCAGCGGCAGGCGGACACAGCTTGTTGATGATGGGGCCGCCAGGAACGGGCAAATCCATGCTTTCGCAACGTTTGCCTGGCATCCTTCCTCCTTTGACCGAAGACGAATTAGTCGAAGTATGGGCATTGCGTTCGCTCCTGCCCAACCATCAACAGCAACTCGACAGCAACCGTCCTTTCCGCAGCCCTCATCACAGCGCCAGCTCGGCTGCTATGGTAGGTGGTGGTTCAGACCCGCGTCCGGGCGAAATTTCATTGGCGCATCACGGTGTGTTGTTTTTAGACGAATTGCCCGAGTTTGACCGTAAAGTATTAGAAGTGTTGCGCGAACCTTTAGAAAACGGCGAAATCCATATTTCCCGCGCCGCACGCCAAGCCGTTTATCCGGCCAAGTTCCAGCTCGTCGCCGCCATGAATCCCTGCCCTTGCGGCTATCTTGGCCATCCGTCCAAACCTTGCCGCTGCACGCCTGAAAGCGTTGCCCGCTACCGCAACAAAATTTCAGGGCCATTGCTCGACCGTATTGATTTAACTATCGAAGTACCCAGCCTTTCCGCTGCCGAGTTGATGCAACAAGAGGCAGGCGAATCCAGTGCTACCGTATTGGAACGCGTTACCGCCGCACGCAAAATCCAATACAACCGGCAAGGCAAAGTCAATGCAGAACTGAGTGTCGGCGAGCTCGATGGCAAAGCCCGCATCCAAAAAGAAGCGCAAGAAGCCTTGGGAACCATGCTCGAAAAACTGTCCCTTTCCGCCCGAAGTTTCCACCGTATCATGCGCGTCGCCCGTACGCTGGCCGATTTGGCAGGCGACGAAGAAGTCAGCAAAACCCATGTGATGAAAGCCATCGGCTTCCGTCGCGCCCTTTAA
- a CDS encoding type IV pilin protein, translating to MYLKAFDGKRNGAAVQRGYSLIQLLVVMLLVSILATAALTAYRESVRSANLRAAHAALLENARFMEQFYAKKGSFKLTSTKWPELPVKEAGGFCIRMNGQAKGILEGKFTLKAVALDREAEPRVLRLNESLTAVVCGKMKVKGSCTDGEEIFRGNDAECKPFGA from the coding sequence ATGTACTTAAAAGCATTTGACGGAAAACGGAATGGGGCAGCTGTACAGAGGGGCTACTCCTTGATACAGCTGTTGGTGGTGATGCTGCTGGTTTCGATATTGGCGACGGCGGCATTGACTGCCTATCGGGAGTCAGTCCGTTCGGCCAACTTGCGTGCGGCTCATGCCGCCCTGCTGGAAAATGCGCGCTTTATGGAGCAGTTCTATGCGAAAAAGGGCAGCTTTAAGCTGACGTCGACGAAGTGGCCGGAGCTGCCGGTGAAGGAGGCGGGCGGTTTCTGCATTCGGATGAACGGTCAGGCTAAGGGGATCCTGGAAGGGAAGTTTACCCTGAAGGCGGTGGCTCTGGACAGGGAGGCGGAGCCGAGAGTATTACGCTTGAACGAGTCGTTGACGGCGGTAGTGTGCGGGAAGATGAAGGTGAAGGGAAGCTGTACGGACGGTGAGGAGATATTTAGGGGTAATGATGCGGAGTGTAAACCATTTGGCGCATAG
- a CDS encoding undecaprenyl-diphosphate phosphatase: MDILILFKALILGVIEGLTEFLPISSTGHLIVFGNLMNFQSNGKVFEIAIQLGAVLAVVFEYRQRFTHIIKGLGKERTANRFVLNLFIAFIPAAIVGLLFSKQIKLHLFNPITVATMLVLGGFFILWVEKRQVTAKPKVNHVDDMRPIDAFVVGCAQICALIPGTSRSGSTIMGGMLWGLERKTATEFSFFLAVPMMIAATGYDILKNYRLFTLQDVGQITIGFIAAFIAGLLAVKALLKFVSSKNYVPFAYYRIVFGGLILLTWMLGWVSWSE; this comes from the coding sequence ATGGACATTCTGATTTTATTCAAAGCACTTATTCTCGGTGTTATCGAAGGTTTAACCGAGTTTCTCCCTATTTCCAGTACCGGTCACTTGATTGTATTCGGTAACTTAATGAACTTTCAAAGCAACGGAAAAGTATTTGAAATTGCTATCCAGCTCGGTGCCGTATTAGCCGTCGTATTCGAATACCGCCAACGATTTACCCATATCATAAAAGGACTCGGTAAAGAACGGACAGCCAATCGCTTTGTACTGAATTTATTTATTGCCTTCATACCTGCCGCAATTGTGGGTCTATTATTCAGCAAACAAATTAAATTACACCTTTTCAACCCAATTACTGTTGCTACCATGCTGGTACTCGGTGGCTTCTTCATTTTATGGGTTGAAAAACGCCAAGTAACAGCCAAACCTAAAGTCAATCATGTAGATGATATGCGCCCAATCGACGCATTTGTTGTAGGATGCGCCCAAATTTGCGCCCTTATCCCTGGTACATCACGTTCAGGCAGTACCATCATGGGCGGTATGTTGTGGGGGCTGGAACGTAAAACAGCTACCGAATTCTCATTCTTCCTTGCCGTGCCGATGATGATTGCGGCAACAGGTTACGACATCTTAAAAAACTACAGACTCTTTACCTTGCAAGATGTCGGACAAATTACCATCGGTTTTATCGCAGCATTTATCGCCGGTTTATTGGCAGTAAAAGCTTTGCTGAAATTTGTCTCCAGTAAAAACTATGTGCCTTTTGCCTACTACCGCATCGTATTTGGTGGTCTGATTCTCCTTACTTGGATGCTGGGCTGGGTCAGCTGGAGCGAATAA
- a CDS encoding SPOR domain-containing protein, which produces MKKSTQYGKGLSGFFFGLILATGIIAGILFFLNQGNQNVFKELTQPKQSEEPEILKPQDKAEKRPATDTSSTQADEEKAKAEKEAAEKEVKSKEEAEKAAKEAEEKAQAEKEAQEKAEQAEREAKEKAEKAAADKAEREAKEKAEKAAAEQAEREAKERADKTAADKAEREAKEKAAKAEAEKEATKKKLAEKKAELEKKRAEKEAADKVTKDKKAADQLTAKQKERAERKLAEKKAAEAKKQNKPTPEQILNSGSIEKARKAANTSATKESSNSVSKQSTEKAETAANSGKKAFLQLGSYADRSSADSQRAKLAILGVSSRVVESQNGDKTIYRVQSNTMPQEAAIKLQKNLQGHNINSLIRSSK; this is translated from the coding sequence ATGAAAAAATCTACACAATATGGTAAAGGCTTGTCCGGTTTCTTTTTCGGCCTAATACTGGCAACAGGTATTATTGCCGGTATTTTGTTCTTCTTGAACCAAGGCAACCAAAACGTTTTCAAAGAGCTGACTCAGCCTAAACAAAGCGAAGAACCTGAAATCCTGAAACCTCAGGACAAAGCAGAGAAACGCCCAGCTACCGACACTTCATCTACCCAAGCAGATGAAGAAAAAGCCAAAGCAGAAAAAGAAGCGGCAGAGAAAGAAGTAAAATCTAAAGAAGAGGCTGAAAAAGCTGCCAAAGAAGCTGAAGAAAAAGCTCAAGCGGAAAAAGAAGCTCAGGAAAAAGCCGAACAAGCAGAACGTGAAGCTAAAGAAAAAGCAGAGAAAGCCGCTGCTGATAAAGCCGAACGCGAAGCTAAAGAAAAAGCTGAAAAAGCCGCCGCCGAACAAGCCGAACGTGAAGCCAAAGAAAGAGCAGACAAAACTGCTGCCGATAAAGCCGAACGCGAAGCCAAAGAAAAAGCTGCAAAAGCTGAAGCAGAAAAAGAAGCTACTAAGAAAAAACTGGCTGAGAAAAAAGCCGAGTTAGAGAAAAAACGCGCAGAAAAAGAAGCTGCCGATAAAGTTACCAAAGACAAAAAAGCAGCCGACCAGCTGACTGCCAAACAAAAAGAGCGTGCCGAGCGCAAATTGGCCGAGAAAAAAGCGGCTGAAGCCAAAAAGCAAAACAAGCCGACACCTGAACAAATCCTCAACAGCGGCAGCATCGAAAAAGCACGTAAAGCAGCAAATACCTCTGCAACAAAAGAAAGCAGCAACTCTGTAAGTAAACAGTCAACAGAAAAAGCCGAAACAGCTGCTAACAGCGGTAAAAAAGCCTTCCTGCAACTTGGTTCATATGCAGACCGCTCCAGCGCAGACTCACAACGTGCAAAACTGGCTATTTTAGGTGTTTCTTCCAGAGTGGTTGAATCGCAAAACGGCGACAAAACCATTTACCGAGTTCAAAGCAACACCATGCCGCAGGAAGCCGCTATAAAACTGCAAAAAAACCTGCAAGGCCATAATATCAACAGCTTGATTCGTTCTAGCAAATAA
- a CDS encoding thioredoxin family protein: protein MATYTEYLDFDTEEDKLKQQQLYQATELSAQTAAAVKKISRPQHWLLAAAPYCPDCRVFVPFIQKMAELNPRIRINYIARSDFDDSSRFDNPCQQEIVRANQKIPALFLMGHEEEGPVFNEFPQVVLNQIAANETRRTELRDAYRAGEFNADIEAQIVAALAWAEQRC, encoded by the coding sequence ATGGCCACTTATACAGAATATTTGGATTTTGATACCGAAGAAGACAAATTGAAACAACAGCAGCTCTATCAGGCGACCGAGCTGTCGGCGCAAACGGCAGCGGCGGTCAAAAAGATCAGCCGTCCGCAACACTGGCTGCTTGCCGCTGCGCCATATTGTCCAGATTGCCGCGTGTTTGTGCCGTTTATTCAAAAAATGGCGGAGTTGAACCCCCGTATCCGCATCAACTATATTGCCCGCAGCGATTTCGACGACAGCAGCCGTTTCGATAATCCGTGCCAACAGGAAATCGTCCGCGCCAATCAAAAAATTCCAGCGCTGTTTTTGATGGGGCATGAAGAGGAAGGGCCTGTGTTTAACGAGTTTCCGCAAGTGGTGTTAAACCAAATTGCGGCAAATGAAACCCGTCGCACGGAATTGCGCGATGCGTACCGTGCCGGCGAATTTAATGCCGATATTGAGGCGCAGATTGTAGCGGCGTTGGCATGGGCAGAGCAGCGTTGTTGA
- a CDS encoding lysophospholipid acyltransferase family protein, which translates to MQTLVTFVFKFLAALPLAWLHKLGNLLGSLGFCVLSKDRRRVFENMKLAGLNPTDEAVKKVFRETAKGGLELPVAFFRRPEEIENLFVSVNGWEHVQTALSAGEGLLFITPHIGSYDLAGRYISQQLPFPLTAMYKPPKIKAFDAVMQAGRVRGKGKTAPTSIQGVKQIIKALRGGEATIVLPDHVPSPEEGGDGVWVDFFGKPAYTMTLAGKLAQVKGVKALFFCGERLPDGKGFFLHIEPLRGELNGDKEHDARVINENTEYWIRRFPEQYLFMYNRYKHPEGAPFPPPEV; encoded by the coding sequence ATGCAAACGCTTGTTACCTTTGTTTTTAAATTTTTGGCCGCGCTGCCTTTGGCTTGGTTGCACAAATTAGGCAACTTGCTGGGCAGTTTGGGTTTCTGCGTGCTGTCGAAAGATCGCCGGCGTGTTTTCGAGAACATGAAACTTGCCGGATTGAACCCGACGGACGAGGCGGTGAAAAAAGTTTTCCGTGAAACGGCAAAAGGCGGCTTGGAATTGCCGGTGGCGTTTTTCAGACGGCCTGAGGAAATTGAAAACCTGTTTGTCAGCGTCAACGGTTGGGAACATGTTCAGACGGCCTTGAGCGCGGGTGAAGGTTTGCTGTTTATCACGCCGCACATCGGCAGCTATGATTTGGCGGGCCGCTACATCAGCCAGCAACTGCCGTTTCCTCTGACGGCGATGTACAAGCCGCCGAAAATCAAGGCATTTGATGCGGTAATGCAGGCAGGGCGCGTGCGCGGTAAAGGCAAGACTGCACCGACCAGCATTCAGGGCGTCAAACAAATCATCAAAGCGCTGCGCGGCGGCGAAGCGACCATTGTGTTGCCGGACCATGTGCCGTCTCCAGAGGAAGGGGGCGACGGTGTGTGGGTGGACTTTTTCGGCAAACCTGCCTACACCATGACGTTGGCAGGCAAGCTGGCGCAAGTCAAAGGCGTGAAGGCTTTGTTTTTCTGCGGCGAGCGTCTGCCTGACGGCAAAGGCTTTTTCCTGCACATCGAGCCTTTGCGCGGCGAGTTGAACGGCGATAAGGAGCACGATGCGCGCGTGATCAATGAAAATACCGAGTATTGGATACGCCGTTTTCCGGAACAATATTTGTTTATGTACAACCGCTACAAACATCCTGAAGGTGCGCCTTTCCCGCCGCCGGAAGTATAG
- the recC gene encoding exodeoxyribonuclease V subunit gamma, whose translation MFYLYQSDRLEALAEMCAHIHQTLSLDSVLAQEEVVVQSQGMRRYLNVFFARKLGVAANLKFSLPAGLAWQLMRKLVPDVPPLSPFSPEVMRWRLLDLFRSEAFQTAPEYENVRLKLESYLHSSASADYQLAGQMADIFDQYLVYRPDWIDAWQAGKLLGLGDDEDWQARLWRYLDDGSQSAPHRVALWEKLLAQLDKSVLPQRLFVFGISTMAPMYLQLLHQISKHCDVFVFALNPSSQYWGEVIDEAQILKRGDEADLSQAGHPLLASLGKQGRDFFDFLSEVETEQDIQVYEEGKDDTLLHCLQNDIQNLIMPSERLYQQEEGKAGGQQALVQVHDADGNPVCVEPDKLLNDGSVKIVAAHSPLRELQVLKEELSLVLQKNPDWQPHDIAVLTPNIEPYSPFIEAVFGQEQAGSQALPYSISDVKLSRRQPLLYALAQTLDLLESRFEVDKVLPLLESRLVLQRFGLSEEDVPLLHETVAGLNVHWGLDQTMREGKDNLFTWQQAVERLALGWMLPEGGNGMWQGVSAWHSNVNQLDVFSGFAEFIRTLADMAAQWQEPANVESWVQRCRDLLEKLFAPDTDDQYAKQQFEQSLAKWQEEAQLAEFDGLLPCKTVIRHIRRFLDSESQAGFLSGGITFCSMVPMRSLPFKMVCLLGLNDGDFPRNTKAAVFDLIAKHPKKGDRARRDDDRYLFLEALISAREMLYLSYIGHDIRNDAEFAPSSLISELLDTIAAMTGKSGRELSEKWVKHHPLQAFSRRYFQKDALSDGLFSTRQDYADALNQPPAEAQPFFIEALSQEEPGKTIQQGELISFWRNPVKVWLKKNLSWEQPYLDGAWESAEPFEPQHEGRIADAYLDARRKGEDFEDTAIQLNAESLMPVGELGGLWQKQYQISAKNVDAELIRSNKRPSEPYEESFDDLVLQGTIGNLYECGRIVFLNQKDNAPNRIARLLEHLIFCAVAPKSVANRQTYIVSLGETETYAAIEQQTAKELLKEWLVYFRIGQNTPLPFFAKTSLAAAEEYNKKEDWDTALRKAHEVFNGNKMSKGQKEYTEVKLVFGHSDESPLDEPLFENLIVNLLVPLLTGVAGKTDTTEQE comes from the coding sequence ATGTTTTATCTTTATCAGTCCGACCGTTTGGAAGCGCTTGCCGAAATGTGCGCGCATATTCATCAGACCTTGTCCTTGGATTCTGTATTGGCGCAGGAAGAAGTGGTGGTGCAGAGCCAGGGGATGCGGCGATATCTGAATGTGTTTTTTGCGCGCAAACTCGGCGTGGCGGCGAATTTGAAGTTCAGCCTGCCGGCCGGTTTGGCGTGGCAGCTGATGCGTAAATTGGTTCCCGATGTGCCGCCGCTCAGTCCGTTTTCGCCTGAAGTCATGCGTTGGCGTTTGCTGGATTTGTTCCGCAGTGAAGCGTTTCAGACGGCCCCGGAATACGAAAACGTGCGCCTGAAGCTGGAAAGTTATTTGCACAGCTCGGCATCGGCGGATTATCAGCTTGCCGGACAAATGGCGGATATTTTCGACCAATATTTGGTGTACCGCCCAGATTGGATTGATGCGTGGCAGGCTGGGAAGCTGCTGGGTTTGGGCGATGATGAGGATTGGCAGGCACGGCTGTGGCGTTATTTGGACGATGGCAGCCAATCTGCGCCGCACCGCGTGGCCTTGTGGGAAAAGCTCTTGGCGCAGTTGGATAAATCGGTCTTGCCGCAAAGGTTGTTTGTATTCGGCATTTCGACAATGGCGCCGATGTATCTGCAATTGCTGCACCAAATTTCCAAGCATTGCGATGTATTTGTGTTTGCGCTCAATCCGAGCAGCCAATATTGGGGCGAGGTCATCGACGAGGCGCAGATTTTGAAAAGGGGCGATGAGGCGGATTTGTCGCAGGCAGGGCATCCGCTGTTGGCTTCTTTGGGCAAGCAGGGGCGCGATTTCTTTGATTTTCTGTCGGAAGTGGAAACCGAGCAGGATATTCAGGTTTATGAAGAGGGAAAAGACGATACCTTATTGCATTGCCTGCAAAACGATATCCAAAACTTAATCATGCCGTCTGAACGCTTATATCAACAGGAAGAAGGCAAAGCAGGCGGGCAACAGGCTTTGGTTCAGGTTCACGATGCGGACGGCAATCCAGTGTGTGTCGAGCCGGACAAGCTGTTGAATGACGGCTCGGTCAAAATTGTTGCGGCACACAGCCCTTTGCGCGAACTGCAGGTTTTGAAAGAAGAGCTGTCGCTGGTGTTGCAAAAAAATCCCGACTGGCAGCCGCACGATATTGCCGTTTTGACGCCGAACATCGAGCCGTACAGCCCGTTTATCGAAGCCGTTTTTGGACAGGAGCAGGCAGGCAGCCAGGCTTTACCATATTCGATTTCGGATGTGAAACTCAGCCGCCGCCAGCCGTTGCTGTATGCTTTGGCGCAAACTTTGGACTTGCTGGAAAGCCGATTTGAAGTGGACAAGGTTTTGCCTTTGCTGGAAAGCCGGTTGGTGCTGCAACGCTTCGGTTTGAGCGAGGAAGATGTGCCGCTGCTGCATGAGACTGTTGCCGGATTGAATGTGCATTGGGGTTTGGACCAAACCATGCGCGAGGGCAAAGACAACCTCTTTACTTGGCAGCAGGCGGTAGAGCGTTTGGCCTTGGGCTGGATGCTGCCCGAAGGTGGCAACGGCATGTGGCAGGGAGTGAGCGCGTGGCATAGCAATGTCAACCAGTTGGACGTGTTCAGCGGTTTTGCCGAATTTATCCGTACTTTGGCCGATATGGCGGCGCAATGGCAAGAGCCTGCCAATGTGGAAAGCTGGGTGCAGCGTTGCCGCGATTTGCTGGAGAAACTGTTTGCTCCGGATACGGACGACCAATACGCCAAGCAGCAGTTTGAGCAGTCTTTGGCGAAATGGCAGGAAGAGGCGCAGTTGGCTGAATTTGACGGATTATTGCCGTGTAAAACCGTTATCCGCCATATCCGCCGCTTTTTGGACAGTGAAAGCCAAGCCGGATTTTTGAGCGGCGGCATCACTTTTTGCAGTATGGTGCCAATGCGCAGCCTGCCGTTTAAAATGGTTTGCCTGTTGGGTTTGAATGACGGCGATTTTCCGCGCAATACCAAAGCGGCGGTGTTCGACCTGATTGCCAAACATCCGAAAAAAGGCGATCGCGCCCGCCGCGACGATGACCGTTATCTCTTCCTCGAAGCCTTAATCAGCGCGCGAGAAATGCTGTATTTGTCTTACATCGGCCACGATATACGCAATGATGCCGAGTTTGCGCCGTCTTCGTTAATCAGCGAGCTGCTGGATACCATTGCCGCCATGACAGGGAAAAGCGGGCGCGAGTTGTCGGAGAAATGGGTGAAACATCATCCGTTGCAGGCGTTTTCACGCCGTTATTTCCAAAAGGACGCGCTTTCAGACGGCCTCTTCAGTACGCGCCAAGATTACGCCGATGCGTTGAACCAACCGCCAGCGGAAGCGCAGCCGTTTTTCATTGAGGCTTTAAGTCAGGAAGAGCCGGGCAAAACCATTCAGCAGGGCGAGCTCATCAGTTTTTGGCGCAACCCTGTCAAAGTTTGGCTGAAGAAAAATTTAAGCTGGGAACAGCCGTATCTGGACGGCGCATGGGAGTCTGCCGAACCGTTTGAGCCGCAACATGAAGGCCGGATTGCCGATGCCTATTTAGATGCACGGCGCAAAGGGGAAGATTTTGAAGATACGGCCATTCAGCTGAATGCCGAAAGCCTGATGCCGGTAGGCGAGTTGGGCGGTTTGTGGCAGAAGCAGTATCAGATATCTGCGAAAAACGTGGATGCCGAGCTGATACGCAGCAATAAAAGGCCGTCTGAACCTTATGAAGAATCCTTTGACGACTTGGTTTTACAAGGCACCATCGGCAATCTTTATGAGTGCGGCCGCATTGTGTTCCTAAATCAAAAAGACAATGCACCCAACCGCATTGCCCGTTTATTGGAGCATTTGATTTTTTGCGCCGTCGCCCCTAAATCCGTTGCAAACCGACAAACCTATATTGTTAGCTTGGGAGAGACCGAAACCTATGCCGCCATCGAGCAACAAACAGCAAAAGAACTTTTGAAAGAATGGTTGGTATATTTCCGAATCGGACAAAATACCCCCTTGCCATTTTTTGCCAAAACCAGTCTTGCCGCTGCGGAGGAGTACAACAAGAAAGAGGATTGGGATACTGCCTTGAGAAAAGCCCATGAGGTTTTTAACGGCAACAAAATGAGCAAAGGGCAGAAAGAATATACCGAAGTGAAGCTGGTGTTTGGCCATTCGGACGAATCGCCGCTTGATGAGCCGCTATTTGAAAACCTCATCGTCAATCTGCTTGTGCCGCTTTTGACCGGCGTGGCAGGGAAAACCGATACAACAGAACAGGAGTAA
- the metK gene encoding methionine adenosyltransferase, which yields MSEYLFTSESVSEGHPDKVADQVSDAILDAILAQDPKARVAAETLVNTGLCVLAGEITTTAQVDYIKVARETIKRIGYNSSELGFDANGCAVGVYYDQQSPDIAQGVNEGEGIDLNQGAGDQGLMFGYACDETPTLMPFAIYYSHRLMQRQSELRKDGRLPWLRPDAKAQLTVVYDSETGKVKRIDTVVLSTQHDPSIGYEELKNAVIENIIKPVLPSELLTDETKYLINPTGRFVIGGPQGDCGLTGRKIIVDTYGGAAPHGGGAFSGKDPSKVDRSAAYACRYVAKNIVAAGLATQCQIQVSYAIGVAEPTSISIDTFGTGKISEEKLIALVREHFDLRPKGIVQMLDLLRPIYSKSAAYGHFGREEPEFTWERTDKAAALKAAAGV from the coding sequence ATGAGCGAATATCTGTTTACTTCCGAATCGGTATCCGAAGGCCATCCGGATAAAGTTGCCGACCAAGTGTCCGATGCGATTTTGGATGCCATCTTGGCGCAAGACCCCAAAGCGCGTGTCGCCGCGGAAACCTTGGTCAACACAGGCTTGTGCGTATTGGCAGGCGAAATCACTACTACTGCCCAAGTGGACTACATCAAAGTCGCACGCGAAACCATCAAACGCATCGGCTACAACTCCTCCGAGCTGGGCTTTGATGCCAACGGCTGCGCAGTCGGCGTGTACTACGACCAACAATCTCCGGACATCGCCCAAGGCGTGAACGAAGGCGAAGGCATCGACTTGAACCAAGGCGCGGGCGACCAAGGTTTGATGTTTGGCTATGCCTGCGACGAAACCCCTACCCTGATGCCGTTTGCCATCTATTACAGCCACCGCCTGATGCAACGCCAAAGCGAATTGCGCAAAGACGGCCGCCTGCCTTGGCTGCGCCCTGATGCCAAAGCCCAATTGACCGTGGTTTACGACAGCGAAACCGGCAAAGTAAAACGCATCGACACCGTCGTCCTGTCTACCCAGCACGATCCGTCTATCGGTTACGAAGAGCTGAAAAACGCTGTTATCGAAAACATCATCAAACCGGTTCTGCCGTCTGAACTGCTGACCGACGAAACCAAATACCTGATCAACCCGACCGGCCGCTTCGTTATCGGCGGCCCGCAAGGCGACTGCGGTTTGACCGGCCGTAAAATCATCGTCGATACCTACGGCGGCGCTGCTCCGCACGGCGGCGGCGCATTCTCCGGCAAAGACCCGTCCAAAGTGGACCGTTCCGCCGCTTACGCCTGCCGCTATGTTGCGAAAAACATCGTCGCCGCCGGTTTGGCAACCCAATGCCAAATCCAAGTTTCCTACGCCATCGGCGTTGCCGAACCGACTTCGATTTCCATCGATACTTTCGGTACCGGCAAAATCAGCGAAGAAAAACTGATCGCCTTGGTTCGCGAACATTTCGACCTGCGCCCTAAAGGCATCGTCCAAATGCTCGACCTGCTGCGACCGATTTACAGCAAATCCGCCGCCTACGGCCACTTCGGCCGCGAGGAGCCTGAATTTACTTGGGAGCGCACCGACAAAGCAGCCGCATTGAAAGCAGCCGCAGGCGTGTAA